ACAAATCGGTTTGAAGGGggttttgcttatttttagcacatgtcacatcgaatgtttaaatactaattaggagtattaaatgtagacgatttacaaaacctattacacagatggaggctaaacgacgagacgaatctattaagcctaattagtccatgatttgacaatgtgctgctacagtaaacatttgctaatgatggattaattagacttaatagattcgtctcgtcattttgctacagtaaacatttgctaatgatggattaattaggcttaatagattcgcctcgtCGTTTAGTCTCCATTtgcgcaattagttttataattaactcatatttagttctcctaattagcctccgaatattcgatgtgacacggactaaactttagctcaaggaaccaaacacccccccGAAAAATTTAGTCTAGGTTATAGTACCTCTGACAGGCTATCTTCCACATCCATGCTGGTTCTGAGCAGCTCCAGTGCTGTCTTAAGCCGGGGCTTGTCCTGGTAGATGAGCTTGTTCTTCCTGATCTGCAAATGGTTGCACGAGAACTCAATTCAGGGACAGTCTCAATCTTCCTAATGTTTCAGATCACCAATGGTTGTTCCGCAAACAATAATTCAGAAAGTTCATGTTTACTGACCTTTTCGCGCTTCACAGGGTCCTTGAACGCAGAGTCGATGACGTCTTTGGTGGGGACTATCTTCCACTTCGGGATGATCTCTTCCACCTGCGTCAGGAGGGTGATCACGACGGGGTGTGGTTTCACTTTCTCTGATATCTGCAGTTTTGCGGACAACCCACACCTCAGCAACCAAGCAATCATAGTTCATGGCAGTTCAGTATGATACGGCACCTTGCACATTGGCGCTACAAGGACTGCACCGTCCCAGAAGATCGGATCCTTCCTGTGCAGCAGTAGAGCCACGGCTCCTCCCATGGACTCGCCGTACAAGAATCGGCTTTTGTTTCTGTAATCCTCCATGGCTGCAAAAGAGTTTACCCAATGTTTCCCATGAATTAGTAGACTTCAAATTGTGCTGTGCCAAACTGAGTTTTTTAAAAGAATTATGCCAAACTTAGCTATTATCTAAGTAGAGAATGATATATCTAGAACGAAATGAAACTTTGTAAACTCTTAAACTATATACTTGTGATGACATTTTTCAATTGAGTTCAAAGTTGCGGCGGCAATTGAAGTAAAAGTCAGTAATGCTAGAAATTTGTTAGAAACTTTTTAAGCTTTTGCAGTTAAAGAGAATGCTAGAAATATGTTTTTACCACAGATGGACTTGAAGAACCTGTCGCAGTCAGCCACAAGATTTTCAAACTTCTGGATGTAGCACCTGGCACCCATGGACTTGCCGTGGCCCTCATAATCAATCCCAAACACACCATACCCTGCTGTGGCAAGCTTGATCCCACATGCTGCCAGTAACCAATGTTCCCCACCATTAGACATGGCATCATGCCA
This sequence is a window from Setaria italica strain Yugu1 chromosome III, Setaria_italica_v2.0, whole genome shotgun sequence. Protein-coding genes within it:
- the LOC101771318 gene encoding caffeoylshikimate esterase isoform X2, whose translation is MHDWLKKRNDVSVSLTLACGIKLATAGYGVFGIDYEGHGKSMGARCYIQKFENLVADCDRFFKSICAMEDYRNKSRFLYGESMGGAVALLLHRKDPIFWDGAVLVAPMCKISEKVKPHPVVITLLTQVEEIIPKWKIVPTKDVIDSAFKDPVKREKIRKNKLIYQDKPRLKTALELLRTSMDVEDSLSEVRMPFFILHGEADMVTDPEVSRALYERAASTDKTIKLYPGMWHGLTAGEPDENVELVFSDIVAWLDERSRHWKPEERVRPPSEPEMFHQVAPTKITRVASSGGTEGPVPAQGRPQRRGSFLCGLGGRPHQQQCRM